A segment of the Bos taurus isolate L1 Dominette 01449 registration number 42190680 breed Hereford unplaced genomic scaffold, ARS-UCD2.0 Leftover_ScbfJmS_2110, whole genome shotgun sequence genome:
ACAAAGTGAAGAACAGTTTCAGACCACACTGGAGGTGAAACGAGTGGCTGGATGCGGCCATGGATTGGGCACTGGCCACAGAAGGGCCATCACTGCCTGAGGTAGAATtaccagccctggctgcagctctGGCTCCAGTGCTCTCTACGTCCTCTCTCCAAGTCGCCTGATAATGGGGGCAGGAATGCAGTGGGGACAGTATAGTTGACCTTGGCCAAAAACTCCAGGGCTTCTACCTTGCTGGTTTCCATAGCGGCTCTCAGACCCCACAGGAGTGCTCTCGTATCCCCCCATAGCGAGGGGGATCGCAGCCAGGCAGGGGGATTGTGACCAGGCAGTGTGAAGAGAAATGAATTGACAATATGTCAGCCTCAGACTGGGAGGAGTGAAGCATTATGGACTCTAGAGCAATTCAGACCAGGCTCTACACTCAGTTCCATCACTTTATCAGCCTGGAGAATAGAAGTTCTTTGTCTGCTAAGTGAATTTGATAAGCCTTGTCTTACAGAAGTATCAGAACATATGTAGCTTGTGCAAAGCACCTGGCACTGCAGCTGGCAAAGTTTAGGTGTAATGATGCTTATTTTCACACCAGAAGAAAATCTATGGGAATTTCTACCTTCATCTATGGGAATTTCTACCTTCAACTATGGGAATTTTTCTTTACCCTGGAGAAACTAGAGACTATGTGGTCTTCTAAACAAAGAAAGCTAAGTCAATCAAACTGCtgtagggcttccccggtggctcagtggtaaagaatctacctgacaacCAGatgtcagttcaatccctgggttgtgaagatcccctggagaaggaattggcaatccactccagtattcttgcctgcaaagttccatggacagaggagcctgccaggctactgtccatgggcccacaatgagtcagacacgacttagcaactaaacaagtaaTCCTAAGTAAATTTTCTCTATCAGAGAATATGTTATTGAATTTAGAGGCAAGTGTTTTACCAGGATGCAATGCAAAACCTTATAGAATTTGTGTCAAGGACCAGTAATTCCCCTGCCTCCCAAAGCCCTCCCGACAAAACACCCCGATTTTCATGTATTTCACCACCACTAAAATCTAGCCCTGCTCAGGAGGTCTACTAGATTACACTCGAGATACCCTCATGTTTGGAGTGTGCTGGGGCTTCTTCCGTTCAGGGCCCAGAGTGCCAGTACGGTGACGTCTCAACATCCCATCACAAAGGAGAGAGTAATATGCATCAAACACCTGGTTTGTGGACTGTGTTCACCTGCACTGGGGCAGGAGCACTGGACACCATCTGTTCTTTCCCCCAGGTGGAGATTCCCTCTGGTTGACTCACAATCTCAGGGTAACTGTTCAGGGAAGCTTCTCATTTGTCTCAGCCTCCCAACTTTGAGGCCCACCATCTGGGGATCTGGGCCCGGCTCACCATTATCACaggttcatccagcccaccacGCAGCCAACTTAAAATGACCTCCCAGGAAGGAACAGGAAGACAAAGAAGATGTATATTATGATTAGCTTTCCAGCCCCACCTTAGCCTCTCACAACTTAAAAGGCTGGGAGTGTTGGTCGAACGCAGTGAAATAGTTGCCTCAGGCCTGACTAGGGGCTGGAGGGACTGCTAGACGTGACTTTGGAGCACACACTGGCCTTGACAGGACTATAAACCCTGACTGCAGCTTGGGCTCTCTCGTCATCCTCTCTCAGAGCCTTTTCATAATCGGGTGGGAAGGCACTGGGGATGTTACCATTGACCTTGGCCAAAATACCAAACCTCAAAGTTTTGGTTTAAGAGAATAAAGGCTGAGAGAATTTATACCTCACTGCTCTcatcccaactccctccccagcaTCCTCCCTGATTTTTGTCACTTGTCTTAGATCATCACACCACCTTCCTTATGGAATCACTGCTCATATACTCAACACATCTACAGGCAGGTACAGGGTCTCCTTTATCTTTGCATCACCCCCACCAGCACAGAACCTTCTGAAGAGCAGATGCTCAAGTAAAGATGGGAATAAAGGAGCCACCAAGCAAGGAATGTAgtttcttattgtttttattgGCATTCATGAATAAGCTAACAACATCTAAATATATCGCTAAGGGTACTACTGAATGTTATAGAGAGATAAAGGTGAATAACATAAATCAAAACTTGACTACAGCTTACTTCGTTTTCATCTGTTTTAAAACTACAACGttctttcacatttccaagaAAATTATATTCCAAAGCTATGTTATCTTGTTCTGGATCCCCAAAAGATGAAGGATTTTCTGAATTACACTACACAGTACCAAAACTCTTACTCTTAGATCTGACAGACAACAACAAATCTGTGATCCATGTCATTCGTAAATTTGGATTCTGAATCTAAACAAACATGCTAGGAAATGAAACAACGTTTGAAAGGTAATAGTGTAAAACAGGAACACAAAGAAGATACGTATTGACATTTCCAGCCCTACTTTAGCCTCTCACTTCTTGAAAGGTTGGCAGTATTGGTCAAACAAAGTGAAGCTGCCGCCTGAGAACTCACTGGGCACTGGACGGATCTCTGGGTGGGACCCTGGAGCGGGCAGTGGCCCTGGCAGCACCACGAGACCTAACTAGAGATCTGCCTCGGgatctcttctcttctcccaaaGCTTCAGCATAATGGAACGGGAAAGCACTGGGGATGGTACTACTGATCTTGGCCAAAAACTCCAGCACCTTCATCTTGCTGGTTTCAGCGTAGGCTCTTGAGCCCCATAGGAACTCATAGCTCAGGGGATCGCTGTCGGGAATCTGACGATACACAAGGTAATTCTGCTGCACCCACTCTTCCGTGATGAGCTTCCTGGGATCCCCAAAGATTACATGCTGCTTTCCATCATAGATGCCCAGAACATTCAGGAACTCCCAGACATCAGCCTCAGAGGCGCGGTTGCCATTCACGTAGATCACATTCAGCAGAGGCATCAGAAGCCCATTCTTCGGCACCTCACAGCTGCTGCTCAGCACCTCATCACTGATGAGGCCTATCTTGCTGACCAGGGTATAGGAGTAACCATTTGGCTTGACTTCCTTCAATTCAAGACCGAATGACAGCTCCATGCATTTAGCTGCTCTCCTGAGGATCTCGGGGAAGCGTGTCTTGTACCTTTTGTGAAAAAGATTCAGCATATCTATCTTCCTAATGGGCTCTTTCATCTTAAACTGATCAAGCAGGAAATTGACCAACACTCCTGCCTTCTCGGTCAGAGGATCTAGAGGAGCGGTCTTAGCAGAGGTTGAGGCCCGGGAAGAATTTTCACGTTCCTCAACTTGGCCCCTGCCACGTGCTTTAGATCTTGGGCATGAAGCCCCTGCAACAGGAGAGCTAGTGGCTGCAGCTCCCTGAGGCTTCTGGCCCGCACCGGCAGGTGGGGAGCCTGGGGGCGTACTCCCAGaagtaggggtgggggtggcagcagCCTGAGCATTCCTGAGATCCTTGGTCTCCATGCGTGCCTGGCGGCGTTTCTCACGCCCACGGTGCTTGCTCTTCTGCCTCCGAGGCATTACTATCAGCAGGCACAGCTGGCAGGGAAGCAGGCAGGCAAGTAGGTGATGCTggaacctggagaagggaagatgaGTGGATGAGCTCCTTCAGCATGGAGGGAATAAGGCTGCTCTGCCCGTTTCCTTGAGAGCCCTACTCTAGGAACCGCTGGCCTCTTGTTCTTGGTCAGCCTATCCCCTGAGAACCCTGTGTAGAAGTGAGAGCGTTCCAGCCTCAGGCCACAGCCTGCCTGTGGCTGCCTCCAATGACAGAAGATCCTGGGAGTGGGGCCCTTTCTGGGTCCCTTCTTTCACACACACAACTGTCACATCAGCTCTTAGTGGGGCCGGGACCCCTGCCATGTGCTGCTTGAAAGGCGACACCTCAAAGCTCCCTGGGACCCATGAGAAGGAGCCAAGTCATGGACACTGTAGGGGTGGATGGCACTGGCAGTTCTGGGGGCCTGCTCTGTCCTGAACTCAGTTCTCCACCATTCAGGGTCCTCATCTTGTCAACACCAAGGGTGTGggcccctccctcctgcctctggtgCTGCCCCTTCAGGTGAAGAACCTCATCTCCCTTAGAAATGACACAAAGAAATGAGGGGCCTCAGCGGAGGATCAGGCAAGACTCTAGTGTTCGTTTGATTAGCTGCAAGGGGGAGCGTGCTACCTTCAGTCCTCATTCGCAGTCCCCACTTTGACTCCTGGGAGCATCTGGGGGCTCCTTTCTCTCCTGGCTTGAGGACCTCTCTTCACAGCAAGGCCAACGACTCCCTAAGATCAAACGGGGAAAGCCAGGGTGGCCTTACCTGGCCCTACCACCCATGGTCTCTGGGGCCTGAAGAACTGCAGCAGGAGGTTGAGGCCCTGTAATGGGTGCTATTCATGCAAGGTCCCCAGATTTTACTCAGGGGAGAGTCTAAGATTCCTTCCTCTGCTGACTCATTAGACTAAGACCCTCACTTCCCTGTTAGCTGTGAGTGAGGCACACACACTTCTGCCCGCCATGTATGCCTGGGGGCACCAAGGAGTGACAGTGCGAGGAATTCTGGGAGTTTCCCACAGTCCTCAGCATCTTCTCTGTGAGTCCTGGAAAGTGTTAGAAATTCTCCCTCTGCTGACCTGAGCACGCTGAGGTTCCCAAGGTGAAAGAAAGTGTGAGCCACCTCTAGTCATCCCTGTCCCTGACCTCCCTGGGATGGCAGCAGgggttggactctgtgggacttCACTGTTCTGTCATCACTGGCCCCTTTCGTCCTCACTTGGATGTGATTTATGTTCCTCCCTTAGTCCACACTGAGTTTTCTGGCCTCAGATCAAGGCCCACATCTCCCTGAGTTCCTGGGGCTGAAAGTGAGGGGTGACATCTGGCAATCTCTGCCTGAGGTGCCCCAGGGCAGACAGGGACTGGGACTTTGCAGGCCCCCACTGCTTTGGGTAGGTGCTCAACTAAGTCATCTCTCTGGGTCTTTATCATGACTCTGTGACTCCTGGCAAGACCAGGAAATCTCTGTCTCTTCTTGAGATCTCTCCCCTCCTACTAAGTCCCCCATCTCCCTGAGACCCACTAGAAAGCAGCGACATTTTCCCGATCTCTAGCTACAGCTGTGTGTGGACTCCTCATGCGGACAGTCAGGAAGAGATTCTGCACTGCCCTCTGTTGTCGCGGGGTAGCTGGATGGTCCCTCAATTCTTAGGTCCTCTTCTGGGCTCCTGGTAATAGCTGCAAATGCTCCAGTGGCGGACCTGAACCCATACCCCCATCAACGAGGTTCCTCATCTCCCTGCGAGGCTCTGCGCAGAAGCAAGTGGGGGTCATCTGATCCCCATGCCTGGGTCTCCCAGGTCTGAGAGGAGTGATGTACTATGTGGTTCACTTCCTTCTGGGTGGGGTTCTCACATGTTCATTCAGTGTTACCACTGTGACTCCTTTTAGGAACCGGGCTTCCTCCCTATGTTGAATGAGGCCTCACCCATCAGCGTCAAACCTGAATATCCCTGAAACCATCCTTGGAGAAAATGAGAGGGCGTCTCTGCCTGAGAGCTCTAACCCAGCTTCCCAGGGCGACGGCAGAGCTGGCACTCTGTGTGGGCTCCTCTGTGCTGGGGGAGTCAGTTGTCTCCTTCCTTACATAGAATTGGTGCTTCAACATCTCTCACGGCCTAGGACTCCTCGTTTTCTCCTAACCTGGGCAGGCAGACCTGAAACCAAGGCCCTCATCTCCCTCAGACCCCACAGGCAGAAGTCAGGGGCATCAGAACTGGCCAGCTCTTCCCTGGACCCCCAGAGCTGACACCTGAGGGGGCATCAGATGTGGCTCTCTCTACCGTGTATGGATCTTCCCCTCGACACCACATCCTTCCTGGGACTCTGCCTTCTGCAGACCTGAGCCCAAGACCCTGTGAAAAGTCTTCACCTTTCCCGGACCCAAGCTGACAGAGTGAGACACATTCCACCAAAAATTATTTGGGGCTATGCTGCTAACCAAAAGGGCAGCACTCtcgacccccaccccctgccccagttCTGGAGTCAGGGGCTCCCTCAGTCCTCACTCAGGATTCTGGCCTCCAGTTTGGGTAGGGTTTGGGGTCTTCCCTCTGCTGACCTGAGTCTGCATGCCCCAGAGCAAAGCTCTCACCTCCCTGAGTGCCTAGAGGAGATGCTGGGGGCTCCATATCCAGCTACCTTGTTTGGGGATGCCCAGATCTGAGAGCAGGGCTGGTCCTTAGTGTAGCAATCCACTTGGATGCCAGGCCTGCTGACTAGCACTGAAGGTCCTAGCTTGACTCCTTCTAAGGCTGAGACTCCTCCCTAAGCCTAATGGGTTACCTTATCTATCATtctatgtctttatttatttacctttcacACCCATTGCTTTTTATTATGTAACTGGTAGTTACATCTTAACCTTTCTCACCTATTTCTCTTCTCCCCCAcgcccctaaccctaacccccatcaaccatctgtttttttctctcttgcttctacaattgtttctgtttttcagattcctcacagaagtgaaatcatatagtatttcgttttctctgactcatttcactaaacatacataataccctctaggtccatatCCTTTTATATAAAGGCCTTTCTCTACCTGAACGTCCCTTATCCACAACGCCTGCCAGCCCCTGCACACCATGCAAAAAATGACGGGTTCTCTCAGCCTGAATTACTCTATGGTAATTTGGACCCCTATGGACCCCTATGGGGTCCAAACCTTCCCATtctaatgcctaatgatctgagCGGGAGGggatgtaataataacagaaataaagtaaacAATGTAATGCGCTTGAagcatcctgaaaccatccctttAGCCTACCCTACCCTACCCTCATGCCACCCCACCCTCCTTTGTCCACCGCATCACACCCCATCCCACACTGCACCCCACCCCATGCAAAAATTGTCTTCCAAGAAACCGGTCCCCcagtgccaaaaagattgggggcCACTACTGCGCGGCACTGCAGCCATTGGTGGCGGGAATGGCTTCTGTGCAGCCACCACTTTGGAAGGAGATAGCCCTGTGAGCACTGAAAGCCCCATCTTTTCACCTGTTGAGGGCAAATACCACTTCCAACGCATAAAGAGTCCATCCTCTTTCAACAAAGCCGCCCGAGCCGCCACCGACCCTCCACGTGGCAACAAGATGGCCCCTTGGCCCGCAACTCGGGACAGGCCATGTTACACTGCAGATTGCAGGGGTGGGATGCGGTTGGGTCACTTTTCTTACAGGGAGGGGTTGGGAAATTCACTTCAGCTACATTCAGGTCCTCACCTTGGCTCCGGACGAGTCCAGCACACAATCTCCGCTGAACAGACGCTGCAGCTACCAGTCGCGCTCCTCGCCTCGGAAGCGGAAAAGAGGGGCCCTGCATACGTTCGTACGTGGGGTCTCctaggggcggggcaggggcaggaggcgggggcggggcaggggcaggaggcgggggcggggcgctACAGAAACCCGGTAGTTCAATATCCATCCAGCCCTGGGTCCTCCTGTGCAGTGTATCAGAGCCCAGGACACCTCCTTCTATGAACCCGAGTCCTCCAGCTCCCAAACGAAGCCCTCGCCTTCCCAAGTCCCTAGTGTCGGGAGTCAGGGTGCTGCTCTGAGCATCTCTGCTTGTCAGGAGGGGGCGCCACTCTGTGAGCCTCCCTCGTAGGGGGAGAGACCCTCTCACTAGCACTGATGGTCCTCACCTTAAGTCCGGTTATGGTCAAGATGCCCCCCCCCTGCAGATCTGGGGTCCGATTCTGCTAGAGGAGGCCCTGTCCTCCCTAAGATCACACAGGTTGAATGAGGGGACCACTCAGAAGTAGCTCTTCTGGGTCTCTCAGGGCTAACAATTTACAGAAATCTGTTTGGCTCCCTCTCCAGGGGTCCTGTCTAACACTCAGCATCGCATGTGAGGTCCTCTTTGGGTTCAGGTCCGTCCCTCTGTGAAACAGGCTGATCCTATTAGACAAAGGCCTCACCTCGCTGAGACTTTCCAGACTGAAATCAACCTGACATCTGTGCCCAGCGCTTCCTGGGGACCACAGCATCAGCGATTTTCCAGGGCCTCCTTTTATAGTGTGTGCTACCATGCATTCACTTTCAGGTCCTCACATTGACTCATGACGAATCCTGTAACTCCACTCTCTATTTTTATGAAGCTGCTTGTCTTACAGCAAGGTCCTAGTCTCCTGAGAATTCCAAGTGGGAAGTCAGTGTGATCCTCATGTGATCGTAGTCCATCAGGGCCTCTGAGACCAGACAGTGGGGATGCAACTCTAGTCCTTTCGGATTCCTTTTGCTCAACATACTACATCTACTACAACCTGGGTCTCTGCCTTCTACTGATCTAACATTCCTCTTCTTAGTCTTTGGATGACCACTATATTCAGCAGTGACAGCCCTCCTTCATGGAGGTTCCCATATCAGCATCTGTCACTTGATTAAAGGCTTCCTGGGAAATGCATATTCCTACAGACATTGAACAGTTAACCTCTAGCAAATGTTGGAGAAAACAGGTCTTGGTCCCAAAAGTAATCTAAGATTAGGAACATGCAGCAGAAATCAAGGAACTCGGGAAAGAGGTTATGCTGTCAGAGAAAAAGAGCTGATATATTCCTTCTCTTCAGCCAGATTAGGGTGtctgcttatttgctcagtcatatctgacactttacaacactatggactgcagcctgccaggctcctgtgtccatggggattctccaggcaagaatactggagtgggttgccctcctccaggggatctccccaacccagtgattgaactcaggtctcctgcattgcaggcagattctttaccatatgagccgcCAGATTTAGGGTAGTTTAAAAATCTTTACTTTCAGTACCCTCCTGTTGTTAAGTGGTTAAatcgagtggttaagactctgtgctcccaatgcagggggcctgggttcaatccctggtcaggtaactggatcccacatgtcacaaccaagagttcatgtgccacaactaaaaatctcacatgccacaactaaagagcctgcaGACATGGCAGGAAAGGTCCtgagtgtcacaactaagacccagcacagccaaaaaataaattgaaaaaaaatatttttagtccaaataataaaatatttactttctacaTAGAAGGACAGCACCAGATAATCTTGTAAGCCCTTGATCACTTGAGGGTGTCTGATTTTGCACATGCAGATTACCATATGGTTACTGAGCATTATCTATTTGTCTCCTTTAATTATCACTCTTAATTATTTTGGTTATGTGTTATGTGGCAGTAttgatgggaagggagtttgggggagagtggacatgtgcatatgtatggctgagtcctttcactgtccacctgaaactgttcacaatattgttaatttgctattcctcaacacacacacacacacacatacacacacacacacacacacacacaaaactgtgcttccagtgcaaggggtgtcagttcaaaccctggttggggaattaagatcccatgtgccacataGCAAATCAATCGATCAACAAAAGATCATCAAAGAAAAAAGTGATGGGGATCcgtgaaagaaataattgataagctagATTCCATTCTCTTTAAACTTCTGCTCTGTAAAAATACACCATCAAGAGAACAAGATGAGCCATAgtctgggagaaaatgtttgcaaaagatATATCTGATGAAAGCTctaatctaaaatatacaaagaattcttaaaattcataagaagaaaactaacatctaataaaaaatggacaaaagatagaAATAGATACATCACCAAGGAAGAAACACAGATGtcaaacaagcatatgaaaagatgctccacatcatataCCATTAtggaactgcaaattaaaaaaaacaagcagaTACCACGACATGCCTTtcagaatggccaacatccaaaggactgaaaacaccaaatgctggtaaaGATGTGAATCAACAAGAACTCTCATtccttggtggtggtgatgcaAAATGGGagaaccactttggaagacagtttgcaAGTTTCTTAGTAAACTATACACATTCAACAcagctggtaggaatgtaaattggtacagccagtatggaaaacagtatagggGTTCGTCAACAAATCAAAAATATCACATAATACTTTCCGCAATTCCACTACTATCCACAGGAACTGAAATCAGGACCTTGAAGAGCgctctgcactcccatgttcactgcagcactactcacaatagtCATGACAGGGAAGTTGCCTACCTGTccagtgacagatgaatggataaataagtaaaatatacatacaatggaatatcattcagccttaaaaagaagctAACCTCTCTAGTCATGACAGCGTGGATAAATCTAGAGGACATTATGGtacagtgaaataagccagacacagaaggacaaatactgcatgtcCTTTACATGAGGAATCTAAAATGGTCTAAGTCAAAGAAACAGACagtagagtggtggttgccaggggctatgGGAGGGTGAATGAGGAactgtagatttaaaaaatattcacaacctaaaagctgaCAGTTATGCCCAGCGAGGAAAGAGTGTGCCATTCTAGCGGATTCTGGGCATCATCCCACCTCAGAGGACTGTcaccctgatttctttttttatttttatacatcagGGTAGGTATTATTCTGTTTTGCTTCAGTTACATACATCTCAGTACATATATGAGTGTGGGGAAAAAACTGTCAGTCACAATCAAAAGT
Coding sequences within it:
- the LOC786836 gene encoding melanoma antigen family B, 2-like, whose translation is MPRRQKSKHRGREKRRQARMETKDLRNAQAAATPTPTSGSTPPGSPPAGAGQKPQGAAATSSPVAGASCPRSKARGRGQVEERENSSRASTSAKTAPLDPLTEKAGVLVNFLLDQFKMKEPIRKIDMLNLFHKRYKTRFPEILRRAAKCMELSFGLELKEVKPNGYSYTLVSKIGLISDEVLSSSCEVPKNGLLMPLLNVIYVNGNRASEADVWEFLNVLGIYDGKQHVIFGDPRKLITEEWVQQNYLVYRQIPDSDPLSYEFLWGSRAYAETSKMKVLEFLAKISSTIPSAFPFHYAEALGEEKRSRGRSLVRSRGAARATARSRVPPRDPSSAQ